One Helicoverpa armigera isolate CAAS_96S chromosome 1, ASM3070526v1, whole genome shotgun sequence genomic window carries:
- the Hk gene encoding uncharacterized protein Hk isoform X2, protein MAHQFWISYHPPTGNKHASSGDETPPIPEEELEQQKLEHEKQLQKEKECQAREAEEIRQLDIKLLHQRAIEAEEDKKREIAEAVEGLRGMNTSWSHHRLCDLQRQAARLRQSRPSIPDTTRHPRSMLKKSCSTQLTKPQSSHSIDDNDGIYLNFTPCRFGPCRDESLDSDCGEAAGCTITVSAECNVPGKPRRGSAVDISTNADDELFRPPPRLGCRAPIASLDCMDDFSANSQQMLDQAGEVTVSRHMSAYMGNHTTMPSVVTPGLRYKNLGKSGLRVPNIGLGLWAMNEDSAEDVINIALENGINLFDLSEAHCAKGEAELGRVLKKRGVRRTSVIITTKVYWSTKFAPTNNRSDERGLSRKHIVESVKASLARLQVEYIDVVLLHKVDPVCPMEELVRAMNFVINQGWVMYWGTARWSPAEIMDAYSNCRQFNCITPIVEQTEYHMFCREKPELYMPELYHKIGVGMMAWSAITTGKGLGREEITGLFAKSRFNRKYSTFSWCEEDLAVPEVQIAGSKEAVNGEEPRTYGDKLRDLSNLANTLNCSMSQLAVAWCLKNESVNCLLLGATSVEQFKENIHALQIVPQLTPVIMVEIERLLANKPQRPPMVSTLAMRNQQNNNSVRIDMTGATTSGTGSPKPEGDVVEAEASTPGKEPGRGFCEIQ, encoded by the exons ATGGCTCATCAATTTTGGATATCGTATCATCCACCGACTG GGAACAAACATGCGTCAAGTGGAGACGAGACTCCACCGATACCGGAGGAAGAACTCGAACAACAGAAGCTTGAACATGAAAAACAGCTGCAAAAG GAGAAGGAATGTCAGGCGAGAGAGGCAGAGGAGATCAGACAGCTCGACATTAAGCTCCTTCACCAGCGGGCCATAGAAGCTGAAGAAGACAAGAAGAGAGAG ATCGCGGAGGCGGTGGAAGGGCTCCGGGGCATGAACACCTCGTGGTCACATCACCGGCTGTGCGACCTCCAGAGACAAGCTGCACGCTTGCGGCAAAGTCGTCCATCCATTCCGGACACCACCAGACATCCGCGG AGTATGTTGAAGAAATCTTGCAGCACGCAGCTGACAAAGCCTCAGTCCAGTCACAGCATCGACGACAACGACGGGATCTACCTAAATTTCACCCCGTGTCGCTTCGGACCCTGCCGAG ATGAGTCACTGGACAGCGATTGCGGTGAGGCAGCAGGTTGTACCATCACGGTCAGCGCGGAGTGCAACGTTCCCGGGAAGCCGCGCCGGGGCTCCGCAGTTGATATTAGTACAAATGCAGATGATGAGCTGTTCCGTCCACCCCCTCGTCTTGG gTGTCGGGCACCAATTGCGTCCCTGGATTGTATGGACGACTTCAGTGCAAATTCACAACAGATGTTGGATCAAG CTGGTGAAGTAACTGTCTCGCGGCACATGTCCGCTTATATGGGAAATCACACCACCATGCCATCGGTGGTGACTCCCGGCTTGCGGTACAAGAACTTGGGGAAATCTGGCCTGAGGGTGCCCAACATTGGCCTAGGCCTTTGGGCCATGAACGAAGACAGCGCTGAAGATGTCATTAATATTGCTCTGGAGAATGGCATCAATCTGTTTGATTTGTCGGAAGCACATTGCG CAAAAGGGGAGGCAGAATTGGGCAGAGTGTTAAAGAAACGTGGTGTAAGGAGGACAAGCGTTATAATCACAACCAAAGTATACTGGAGTACCAA GTTTGCTCCTACTAATAACAGGTCGGATGAAAGAGGCCTCTCTCGTAAACACATAGTTGAGAGCGTAAAAGCGTCACTGGCCCGTCTCCAGGTTGAATATATTGATGTAGTGCTCTTGCACAAAGTTGATCCCGTGTGCCCGATGGAAG AACTTGTACGTGCAATGAACTTTGTGATCAATCAGGGTTGGGTGATGTACTGGGGGACAGCTCGTTGGAGCCCAGCTGAA ATAATGGACGCATATAGCAACTGCAGACAGTTTAATTGCATAACGCCTATAGTGGAGCAAACTGAATACCACATGTTCTGCAGGGAAAAACCAGAGCTTTATATGCCTGAGTTGTATCACAAAATTGGCGTAG GTATGATGGCGTGGTCTGCGATTACTACAGGCAAAGGTCTTGGTCGTGAGGAAATTACTGGGCTATTCGCGAAGTCACGATTCAACAGAAAATATAGCACATTTAGCTGGTGCGAAGAAGATTTGGCTGTCCCTGAG GTTCAAATAGCTGGCAGTAAGGAAGCGGTGAATGGTGAAGAGCCACGCACATACGGAGACAAACTTCGAGATCTTTCGAATCTAGCAAATACATTGA ACTGTTCGATGAGCCAACTAGCAGTTGCGTGGTGCTTGAAGAACGAATCAGTGAACTGTCTCCTTCTAGGAGCAACCAGTGTTGaacaatttaaagaaaatattcacGCTCTACAG ATCGTTCCACAACTAACACCGGTGATCATGGTGGAGATAGAGCGTTTGCTAGCGAACAAGCCACAACGTCCACCCATGGTTTCAACACTAGCGATGCGCAACCAACAAAATAACAACTCTGTCAGGATTGACATGAC AGGCGCTACCACGTCAGGAACGGGTTCCCCGAAGCCCGAGGGGGATGTCGTCGAGGCTGAGGCTTCGACCCCCGGTAAGGAGCCCGGACGGGGCTTCTGTGAGATTCAGTGA
- the Hk gene encoding voltage-gated potassium channel subunit beta-2 isoform X4, which translates to MLKKSCSTQLTKPQSSHSIDDNDGIYLNFTPCRFGPCRDESLDSDCGEAAGCTITVSAECNVPGKPRRGSAVDISTNADDELFRPPPRLGCRAPIASLDCMDDFSANSQQMLDQAGEVTVSRHMSAYMGNHTTMPSVVTPGLRYKNLGKSGLRVPNIGLGLWAMNEDSAEDVINIALENGINLFDLSEAHCAKGEAELGRVLKKRGVRRTSVIITTKVYWSTKFAPTNNRSDERGLSRKHIVESVKASLARLQVEYIDVVLLHKVDPVCPMEELVRAMNFVINQGWVMYWGTARWSPAEIMDAYSNCRQFNCITPIVEQTEYHMFCREKPELYMPELYHKIGVGMMAWSAITTGKGLGREEITGLFAKSRFNRKYSTFSWCEEDLAVPEVQIAGSKEAVNGEEPRTYGDKLRDLSNLANTLTDCSMSQLAVAWCLKNESVNCLLLGATSVEQFKENIHALQIVPQLTPVIMVEIERLLANKPQRPPMVSTLAMRNQQNNNSVRIDMTGATTSGTGSPKPEGDVVEAEASTPGKEPGRGFCEIQ; encoded by the exons ATGTTGAAGAAATCTTGCAGCACGCAGCTGACAAAGCCTCAGTCCAGTCACAGCATCGACGACAACGACGGGATCTACCTAAATTTCACCCCGTGTCGCTTCGGACCCTGCCGAG ATGAGTCACTGGACAGCGATTGCGGTGAGGCAGCAGGTTGTACCATCACGGTCAGCGCGGAGTGCAACGTTCCCGGGAAGCCGCGCCGGGGCTCCGCAGTTGATATTAGTACAAATGCAGATGATGAGCTGTTCCGTCCACCCCCTCGTCTTGG gTGTCGGGCACCAATTGCGTCCCTGGATTGTATGGACGACTTCAGTGCAAATTCACAACAGATGTTGGATCAAG CTGGTGAAGTAACTGTCTCGCGGCACATGTCCGCTTATATGGGAAATCACACCACCATGCCATCGGTGGTGACTCCCGGCTTGCGGTACAAGAACTTGGGGAAATCTGGCCTGAGGGTGCCCAACATTGGCCTAGGCCTTTGGGCCATGAACGAAGACAGCGCTGAAGATGTCATTAATATTGCTCTGGAGAATGGCATCAATCTGTTTGATTTGTCGGAAGCACATTGCG CAAAAGGGGAGGCAGAATTGGGCAGAGTGTTAAAGAAACGTGGTGTAAGGAGGACAAGCGTTATAATCACAACCAAAGTATACTGGAGTACCAA GTTTGCTCCTACTAATAACAGGTCGGATGAAAGAGGCCTCTCTCGTAAACACATAGTTGAGAGCGTAAAAGCGTCACTGGCCCGTCTCCAGGTTGAATATATTGATGTAGTGCTCTTGCACAAAGTTGATCCCGTGTGCCCGATGGAAG AACTTGTACGTGCAATGAACTTTGTGATCAATCAGGGTTGGGTGATGTACTGGGGGACAGCTCGTTGGAGCCCAGCTGAA ATAATGGACGCATATAGCAACTGCAGACAGTTTAATTGCATAACGCCTATAGTGGAGCAAACTGAATACCACATGTTCTGCAGGGAAAAACCAGAGCTTTATATGCCTGAGTTGTATCACAAAATTGGCGTAG GTATGATGGCGTGGTCTGCGATTACTACAGGCAAAGGTCTTGGTCGTGAGGAAATTACTGGGCTATTCGCGAAGTCACGATTCAACAGAAAATATAGCACATTTAGCTGGTGCGAAGAAGATTTGGCTGTCCCTGAG GTTCAAATAGCTGGCAGTAAGGAAGCGGTGAATGGTGAAGAGCCACGCACATACGGAGACAAACTTCGAGATCTTTCGAATCTAGCAAATACATTGA CAGACTGTTCGATGAGCCAACTAGCAGTTGCGTGGTGCTTGAAGAACGAATCAGTGAACTGTCTCCTTCTAGGAGCAACCAGTGTTGaacaatttaaagaaaatattcacGCTCTACAG ATCGTTCCACAACTAACACCGGTGATCATGGTGGAGATAGAGCGTTTGCTAGCGAACAAGCCACAACGTCCACCCATGGTTTCAACACTAGCGATGCGCAACCAACAAAATAACAACTCTGTCAGGATTGACATGAC AGGCGCTACCACGTCAGGAACGGGTTCCCCGAAGCCCGAGGGGGATGTCGTCGAGGCTGAGGCTTCGACCCCCGGTAAGGAGCCCGGACGGGGCTTCTGTGAGATTCAGTGA
- the Hk gene encoding uncharacterized protein Hk isoform X3, which yields MAHQFWISYHPPTGNKHASSGDETPPIPEEELEQQKLEHEKQLQKEKECQAREAEEIRQLDIKLLHQRAIEAEEDKKREIAEAVEGLRGMNTSWSHHRLCDLQRQAARLRQSRPSIPDTTRHPRSMLKKSCSTQLTKPQSSHSIDDNDGIYLNFTPCRFGPCRDESLDSDCGEAAGCTITVSAECNVPGKPRRGSAVDISTNADDELFRPPPRLGCRAPIASLDCMDDFSANSQQMLDQAGEVTVSRHMSAYMGNHTTMPSVVTPGLRYKNLGKSGLRVPNIGLGLWAMNEDSAEDVINIALENGINLFDLSEAHCAKGEAELGRVLKKRGVRRTSVIITTKVYWSTKSDERGLSRKHIVESVKASLARLQVEYIDVVLLHKVDPVCPMEELVRAMNFVINQGWVMYWGTARWSPAEIMDAYSNCRQFNCITPIVEQTEYHMFCREKPELYMPELYHKIGVGMMAWSAITTGKGLGREEITGLFAKSRFNRKYSTFSWCEEDLAVPEVQIAGSKEAVNGEEPRTYGDKLRDLSNLANTLTDCSMSQLAVAWCLKNESVNCLLLGATSVEQFKENIHALQIVPQLTPVIMVEIERLLANKPQRPPMVSTLAMRNQQNNNSVRIDMTGATTSGTGSPKPEGDVVEAEASTPGKEPGRGFCEIQ from the exons ATGGCTCATCAATTTTGGATATCGTATCATCCACCGACTG GGAACAAACATGCGTCAAGTGGAGACGAGACTCCACCGATACCGGAGGAAGAACTCGAACAACAGAAGCTTGAACATGAAAAACAGCTGCAAAAG GAGAAGGAATGTCAGGCGAGAGAGGCAGAGGAGATCAGACAGCTCGACATTAAGCTCCTTCACCAGCGGGCCATAGAAGCTGAAGAAGACAAGAAGAGAGAG ATCGCGGAGGCGGTGGAAGGGCTCCGGGGCATGAACACCTCGTGGTCACATCACCGGCTGTGCGACCTCCAGAGACAAGCTGCACGCTTGCGGCAAAGTCGTCCATCCATTCCGGACACCACCAGACATCCGCGG AGTATGTTGAAGAAATCTTGCAGCACGCAGCTGACAAAGCCTCAGTCCAGTCACAGCATCGACGACAACGACGGGATCTACCTAAATTTCACCCCGTGTCGCTTCGGACCCTGCCGAG ATGAGTCACTGGACAGCGATTGCGGTGAGGCAGCAGGTTGTACCATCACGGTCAGCGCGGAGTGCAACGTTCCCGGGAAGCCGCGCCGGGGCTCCGCAGTTGATATTAGTACAAATGCAGATGATGAGCTGTTCCGTCCACCCCCTCGTCTTGG gTGTCGGGCACCAATTGCGTCCCTGGATTGTATGGACGACTTCAGTGCAAATTCACAACAGATGTTGGATCAAG CTGGTGAAGTAACTGTCTCGCGGCACATGTCCGCTTATATGGGAAATCACACCACCATGCCATCGGTGGTGACTCCCGGCTTGCGGTACAAGAACTTGGGGAAATCTGGCCTGAGGGTGCCCAACATTGGCCTAGGCCTTTGGGCCATGAACGAAGACAGCGCTGAAGATGTCATTAATATTGCTCTGGAGAATGGCATCAATCTGTTTGATTTGTCGGAAGCACATTGCG CAAAAGGGGAGGCAGAATTGGGCAGAGTGTTAAAGAAACGTGGTGTAAGGAGGACAAGCGTTATAATCACAACCAAAGTATACTGGAGTACCAA GTCGGATGAAAGAGGCCTCTCTCGTAAACACATAGTTGAGAGCGTAAAAGCGTCACTGGCCCGTCTCCAGGTTGAATATATTGATGTAGTGCTCTTGCACAAAGTTGATCCCGTGTGCCCGATGGAAG AACTTGTACGTGCAATGAACTTTGTGATCAATCAGGGTTGGGTGATGTACTGGGGGACAGCTCGTTGGAGCCCAGCTGAA ATAATGGACGCATATAGCAACTGCAGACAGTTTAATTGCATAACGCCTATAGTGGAGCAAACTGAATACCACATGTTCTGCAGGGAAAAACCAGAGCTTTATATGCCTGAGTTGTATCACAAAATTGGCGTAG GTATGATGGCGTGGTCTGCGATTACTACAGGCAAAGGTCTTGGTCGTGAGGAAATTACTGGGCTATTCGCGAAGTCACGATTCAACAGAAAATATAGCACATTTAGCTGGTGCGAAGAAGATTTGGCTGTCCCTGAG GTTCAAATAGCTGGCAGTAAGGAAGCGGTGAATGGTGAAGAGCCACGCACATACGGAGACAAACTTCGAGATCTTTCGAATCTAGCAAATACATTGA CAGACTGTTCGATGAGCCAACTAGCAGTTGCGTGGTGCTTGAAGAACGAATCAGTGAACTGTCTCCTTCTAGGAGCAACCAGTGTTGaacaatttaaagaaaatattcacGCTCTACAG ATCGTTCCACAACTAACACCGGTGATCATGGTGGAGATAGAGCGTTTGCTAGCGAACAAGCCACAACGTCCACCCATGGTTTCAACACTAGCGATGCGCAACCAACAAAATAACAACTCTGTCAGGATTGACATGAC AGGCGCTACCACGTCAGGAACGGGTTCCCCGAAGCCCGAGGGGGATGTCGTCGAGGCTGAGGCTTCGACCCCCGGTAAGGAGCCCGGACGGGGCTTCTGTGAGATTCAGTGA
- the Hk gene encoding uncharacterized protein Hk isoform X1: MAHQFWISYHPPTGNKHASSGDETPPIPEEELEQQKLEHEKQLQKEKECQAREAEEIRQLDIKLLHQRAIEAEEDKKREIAEAVEGLRGMNTSWSHHRLCDLQRQAARLRQSRPSIPDTTRHPRSMLKKSCSTQLTKPQSSHSIDDNDGIYLNFTPCRFGPCRDESLDSDCGEAAGCTITVSAECNVPGKPRRGSAVDISTNADDELFRPPPRLGCRAPIASLDCMDDFSANSQQMLDQAGEVTVSRHMSAYMGNHTTMPSVVTPGLRYKNLGKSGLRVPNIGLGLWAMNEDSAEDVINIALENGINLFDLSEAHCAKGEAELGRVLKKRGVRRTSVIITTKVYWSTKFAPTNNRSDERGLSRKHIVESVKASLARLQVEYIDVVLLHKVDPVCPMEELVRAMNFVINQGWVMYWGTARWSPAEIMDAYSNCRQFNCITPIVEQTEYHMFCREKPELYMPELYHKIGVGMMAWSAITTGKGLGREEITGLFAKSRFNRKYSTFSWCEEDLAVPEVQIAGSKEAVNGEEPRTYGDKLRDLSNLANTLTDCSMSQLAVAWCLKNESVNCLLLGATSVEQFKENIHALQIVPQLTPVIMVEIERLLANKPQRPPMVSTLAMRNQQNNNSVRIDMTGATTSGTGSPKPEGDVVEAEASTPGKEPGRGFCEIQ; encoded by the exons ATGGCTCATCAATTTTGGATATCGTATCATCCACCGACTG GGAACAAACATGCGTCAAGTGGAGACGAGACTCCACCGATACCGGAGGAAGAACTCGAACAACAGAAGCTTGAACATGAAAAACAGCTGCAAAAG GAGAAGGAATGTCAGGCGAGAGAGGCAGAGGAGATCAGACAGCTCGACATTAAGCTCCTTCACCAGCGGGCCATAGAAGCTGAAGAAGACAAGAAGAGAGAG ATCGCGGAGGCGGTGGAAGGGCTCCGGGGCATGAACACCTCGTGGTCACATCACCGGCTGTGCGACCTCCAGAGACAAGCTGCACGCTTGCGGCAAAGTCGTCCATCCATTCCGGACACCACCAGACATCCGCGG AGTATGTTGAAGAAATCTTGCAGCACGCAGCTGACAAAGCCTCAGTCCAGTCACAGCATCGACGACAACGACGGGATCTACCTAAATTTCACCCCGTGTCGCTTCGGACCCTGCCGAG ATGAGTCACTGGACAGCGATTGCGGTGAGGCAGCAGGTTGTACCATCACGGTCAGCGCGGAGTGCAACGTTCCCGGGAAGCCGCGCCGGGGCTCCGCAGTTGATATTAGTACAAATGCAGATGATGAGCTGTTCCGTCCACCCCCTCGTCTTGG gTGTCGGGCACCAATTGCGTCCCTGGATTGTATGGACGACTTCAGTGCAAATTCACAACAGATGTTGGATCAAG CTGGTGAAGTAACTGTCTCGCGGCACATGTCCGCTTATATGGGAAATCACACCACCATGCCATCGGTGGTGACTCCCGGCTTGCGGTACAAGAACTTGGGGAAATCTGGCCTGAGGGTGCCCAACATTGGCCTAGGCCTTTGGGCCATGAACGAAGACAGCGCTGAAGATGTCATTAATATTGCTCTGGAGAATGGCATCAATCTGTTTGATTTGTCGGAAGCACATTGCG CAAAAGGGGAGGCAGAATTGGGCAGAGTGTTAAAGAAACGTGGTGTAAGGAGGACAAGCGTTATAATCACAACCAAAGTATACTGGAGTACCAA GTTTGCTCCTACTAATAACAGGTCGGATGAAAGAGGCCTCTCTCGTAAACACATAGTTGAGAGCGTAAAAGCGTCACTGGCCCGTCTCCAGGTTGAATATATTGATGTAGTGCTCTTGCACAAAGTTGATCCCGTGTGCCCGATGGAAG AACTTGTACGTGCAATGAACTTTGTGATCAATCAGGGTTGGGTGATGTACTGGGGGACAGCTCGTTGGAGCCCAGCTGAA ATAATGGACGCATATAGCAACTGCAGACAGTTTAATTGCATAACGCCTATAGTGGAGCAAACTGAATACCACATGTTCTGCAGGGAAAAACCAGAGCTTTATATGCCTGAGTTGTATCACAAAATTGGCGTAG GTATGATGGCGTGGTCTGCGATTACTACAGGCAAAGGTCTTGGTCGTGAGGAAATTACTGGGCTATTCGCGAAGTCACGATTCAACAGAAAATATAGCACATTTAGCTGGTGCGAAGAAGATTTGGCTGTCCCTGAG GTTCAAATAGCTGGCAGTAAGGAAGCGGTGAATGGTGAAGAGCCACGCACATACGGAGACAAACTTCGAGATCTTTCGAATCTAGCAAATACATTGA CAGACTGTTCGATGAGCCAACTAGCAGTTGCGTGGTGCTTGAAGAACGAATCAGTGAACTGTCTCCTTCTAGGAGCAACCAGTGTTGaacaatttaaagaaaatattcacGCTCTACAG ATCGTTCCACAACTAACACCGGTGATCATGGTGGAGATAGAGCGTTTGCTAGCGAACAAGCCACAACGTCCACCCATGGTTTCAACACTAGCGATGCGCAACCAACAAAATAACAACTCTGTCAGGATTGACATGAC AGGCGCTACCACGTCAGGAACGGGTTCCCCGAAGCCCGAGGGGGATGTCGTCGAGGCTGAGGCTTCGACCCCCGGTAAGGAGCCCGGACGGGGCTTCTGTGAGATTCAGTGA